Proteins from one Salmonella bongori NCTC 12419 genomic window:
- the pagD gene encoding virulence protein PagD, with protein MKHHVFMLCSLIIFSFPTLTNAYCARSVQQASWEIFIYDFGSKTPPPPATSGKKHAKKINLPPCSAMPPRATCPVNETKKNTTFSRT; from the coding sequence ATGAAACATCATGTTTTTATGCTTTGCTCATTAATTATTTTTTCATTTCCCACGCTGACCAACGCATACTGTGCTCGTAGTGTACAACAGGCGTCATGGGAGATTTTTATCTACGACTTTGGCAGTAAAACCCCGCCACCACCGGCAACCTCCGGGAAAAAACACGCAAAGAAGATCAATTTGCCGCCCTGCTCTGCGATGCCGCCCAGGGCAACATGTCCAGTAAACGAGACGAAAAAAAATACTACGTTCTCCAGAACGTAA